One stretch of Arachis duranensis cultivar V14167 chromosome 1, aradu.V14167.gnm2.J7QH, whole genome shotgun sequence DNA includes these proteins:
- the LOC107489347 gene encoding serine/threonine-protein kinase AFC2 isoform X1: MEMERVFGFPQPHMDRRPRKRARLGWDIPEAPKAQVGLFCGQEVGTISSYAPSWGPSEHTSSSLSVKGVARNGSPPQRDDDKDGHYIFELGENLTSRYKIHSKMGEGTFGQVLECWDRERKEMVAIKIVRGVKKYREAAMIEIEVLQQLGKHDKGGNRCVQIRNWFDYRNHICIVFEKLGPSLYDFLRKNNYRSFPIDLVREIGRQLLECVAFMHDLRMIHTDLKPENILLVSPEYVKVPDYKSSSRSPSSYFKRVPKSSAIKVIDFGSTTYEREDQNYIVSTRHYRAPEVILGLGWSYPCDIWSVGCILVELCTGEALFQTHENLEHLAMMERVLGPLPQHMLKRVDRHAEKYIRRGRLDWPEGATSRDSIKAVMKLPRLQNLIMQHVDHSAGDLIHLLQGLLRYDPSERLTAREALRHSFFMRDYLRR; encoded by the exons TGGATTCCCCCAACCTCACATGGATCGACGCCCAAGAAAGAGAGCTAGATTAGGCTGGGATATCCCTGAGGCCCCGAAG GCTCAGGTAGGATTATTTTGTGGACAAGAGGTTGGAACTATTTCAAGCTATGCTCCTTCATGGGGTCCCTCAGAACATACCAGTAGTTCTCTTTCTGTTAAGGGTGTTGCTCGAAATGGTTCTCCCCCTCAGCGAGATGATGACAAAGATGGCCATTACATTTTTGAGCTTGGAGAAAATTTAACTTCTCGCT ACAAGATTCATAGCAAAATGGGTGAAGGAACATTTGGACAGGTCTTAGAATGCTGGGACAGAGAAAGGAAGGAAATGGTTGCCATTAAAATTGTTCGTGGGGTAAAGAAGTATCGGGAAGCAGCCATGATTGAAATTGAGGTGCTGCAGCAGCTTGGTAAACACGATAAAGGTGGCAATCG TTGTGTGCAAATACGGAACTGGTTTGACTATCGTAATCATATCTGTATT GTCTTTGAGAAACTTGGACCAAGCTTATACGATTTTCTTCGGAAAAACAATTATCGCTCATTTCCCATTGATCTTGTCCGTGAGATTGGCAGACAACTGTTGGAATGTGTAGCAT TCATGCATGATTTGCGAATGATCCATACTGACCTGAAGCCTGAAAACATACTTCTAGTTTCTCCCGAGTATGTCAAAGTTCCTGATTACAAG AGTTCATCAAGATCACCAAGTTCTTATTTCAAGAGAGTGCCCAAGTCAAGTGCTATAAAGGTTATTGATTTTGGCAGCACGACTTATGAGCGAGAAGATCAGAATTACATTGTATCAACTCGACACTATAGGGCACCTGAAGTTATCCTTG GACTGGGCTGGAGTTACCCGTGTGATATTTGGAGTGTGGGGTGTATATTGGTTGAGTTATGCACT GGTGAAGCTTTGTTTCAGACCCATGAGAATTTAGAGCACCTTGCCATGATGGAGAGGGTGCTTGGACCACTACCTCAGCACATGCTGAAGAGAGTAGA CCGACATGCTGAAAAGTACATTAGAAGGGGTAGATTAGACTGGCCAGAAGGTGCAACCTCGAGGGATAGTATTAAAGCCGTAATGAAGCTTCCTAGGCTACAG AACCTTATCATGCAGCATGTTGATCACTCCGCTGGTGATCTTATACACCTCTTGCAGGGATTGCTTAGATATGATCCCTCAGAAAGGCTTACAGCCAGGGAAGCTCTAAGACATTCTTTCTTCATGAGAGATTACCTACGGAGATGA
- the LOC107489347 gene encoding serine/threonine-protein kinase AFC2 isoform X2, producing the protein MGEGTFGQVLECWDRERKEMVAIKIVRGVKKYREAAMIEIEVLQQLGKHDKGGNRCVQIRNWFDYRNHICIVFEKLGPSLYDFLRKNNYRSFPIDLVREIGRQLLECVAFMHDLRMIHTDLKPENILLVSPEYVKVPDYKSSSRSPSSYFKRVPKSSAIKVIDFGSTTYEREDQNYIVSTRHYRAPEVILGLGWSYPCDIWSVGCILVELCTGEALFQTHENLEHLAMMERVLGPLPQHMLKRVDRHAEKYIRRGRLDWPEGATSRDSIKAVMKLPRLQNLIMQHVDHSAGDLIHLLQGLLRYDPSERLTAREALRHSFFMRDYLRR; encoded by the exons ATGGGTGAAGGAACATTTGGACAGGTCTTAGAATGCTGGGACAGAGAAAGGAAGGAAATGGTTGCCATTAAAATTGTTCGTGGGGTAAAGAAGTATCGGGAAGCAGCCATGATTGAAATTGAGGTGCTGCAGCAGCTTGGTAAACACGATAAAGGTGGCAATCG TTGTGTGCAAATACGGAACTGGTTTGACTATCGTAATCATATCTGTATT GTCTTTGAGAAACTTGGACCAAGCTTATACGATTTTCTTCGGAAAAACAATTATCGCTCATTTCCCATTGATCTTGTCCGTGAGATTGGCAGACAACTGTTGGAATGTGTAGCAT TCATGCATGATTTGCGAATGATCCATACTGACCTGAAGCCTGAAAACATACTTCTAGTTTCTCCCGAGTATGTCAAAGTTCCTGATTACAAG AGTTCATCAAGATCACCAAGTTCTTATTTCAAGAGAGTGCCCAAGTCAAGTGCTATAAAGGTTATTGATTTTGGCAGCACGACTTATGAGCGAGAAGATCAGAATTACATTGTATCAACTCGACACTATAGGGCACCTGAAGTTATCCTTG GACTGGGCTGGAGTTACCCGTGTGATATTTGGAGTGTGGGGTGTATATTGGTTGAGTTATGCACT GGTGAAGCTTTGTTTCAGACCCATGAGAATTTAGAGCACCTTGCCATGATGGAGAGGGTGCTTGGACCACTACCTCAGCACATGCTGAAGAGAGTAGA CCGACATGCTGAAAAGTACATTAGAAGGGGTAGATTAGACTGGCCAGAAGGTGCAACCTCGAGGGATAGTATTAAAGCCGTAATGAAGCTTCCTAGGCTACAG AACCTTATCATGCAGCATGTTGATCACTCCGCTGGTGATCTTATACACCTCTTGCAGGGATTGCTTAGATATGATCCCTCAGAAAGGCTTACAGCCAGGGAAGCTCTAAGACATTCTTTCTTCATGAGAGATTACCTACGGAGATGA
- the LOC107489347 gene encoding serine/threonine-protein kinase AFC2 isoform X3: MHDLRMIHTDLKPENILLVSPEYVKVPDYKSSSRSPSSYFKRVPKSSAIKVIDFGSTTYEREDQNYIVSTRHYRAPEVILGLGWSYPCDIWSVGCILVELCTGEALFQTHENLEHLAMMERVLGPLPQHMLKRVDRHAEKYIRRGRLDWPEGATSRDSIKAVMKLPRLQNLIMQHVDHSAGDLIHLLQGLLRYDPSERLTAREALRHSFFMRDYLRR; the protein is encoded by the exons ATGCATGATTTGCGAATGATCCATACTGACCTGAAGCCTGAAAACATACTTCTAGTTTCTCCCGAGTATGTCAAAGTTCCTGATTACAAG AGTTCATCAAGATCACCAAGTTCTTATTTCAAGAGAGTGCCCAAGTCAAGTGCTATAAAGGTTATTGATTTTGGCAGCACGACTTATGAGCGAGAAGATCAGAATTACATTGTATCAACTCGACACTATAGGGCACCTGAAGTTATCCTTG GACTGGGCTGGAGTTACCCGTGTGATATTTGGAGTGTGGGGTGTATATTGGTTGAGTTATGCACT GGTGAAGCTTTGTTTCAGACCCATGAGAATTTAGAGCACCTTGCCATGATGGAGAGGGTGCTTGGACCACTACCTCAGCACATGCTGAAGAGAGTAGA CCGACATGCTGAAAAGTACATTAGAAGGGGTAGATTAGACTGGCCAGAAGGTGCAACCTCGAGGGATAGTATTAAAGCCGTAATGAAGCTTCCTAGGCTACAG AACCTTATCATGCAGCATGTTGATCACTCCGCTGGTGATCTTATACACCTCTTGCAGGGATTGCTTAGATATGATCCCTCAGAAAGGCTTACAGCCAGGGAAGCTCTAAGACATTCTTTCTTCATGAGAGATTACCTACGGAGATGA